Below is a genomic region from Echinicola rosea.
AGTAATATCAGAGATAGTAAATAGCTGCTCACAAAAACTATGGAAATCCCAGAAAGGCCCTTCTTCATTCCAGACGTTCAGTGAGTGTGCTACATGAGAAATAAAACCCACTGGCAAGAAAGTCGTTAATAAAACGCATATGAGTATAAAAGAACTGCTTCAAATCAAAGACCATCGTCCATGGCCACTTCCACAAGGAGCCTGGAAGTATTACCAAGAGTGGAATGATGCCATTTTTTTGCATTGGCAAGTAGAAGAACAGGAACTAAGGAAATGGGTTCCTGATACATTGGAAATAGACTTGTTTGAAGGCAAAGCATGGGTTTCGGTGGTGGCTTTCGATATGGAACGGATTAGACCAAAAGTACTGCCTGCTTTCTCACCGATATCTAATTTTCATGAGATCAATATCCGAACTTATGTCAATTATAAAGGAAAGCAAGGCGTATATTTTTTGAGCATAGAAGGTAGCAAAAGATTATCCTGTCAAGTGGCCAAGAGTCTTTCCACTTTGCCTTATCGGTATTCGGTGATGAGAAGGAGGCAGGGAATGTATCGGTCCACAAATGGTCGATTAGAAGATAGATTACATTTGAATTTTAAAATAGGTGCACCAGTGAAGCAAAAAAGTCAACTGGAATGGTGGCTGATGGAAAGATATGCCCTGTTTCAGGATAGTCCTGGCACAATCAATACTTACGAAATCCATCATGCACCTTGGCCAGCTAAGAAAGTAGCGGTGACATCTGTGGAACTAGATTACCCACGATTCCGCGAGCTTTTCTCTGGTCGTCCTGACCTATGTCATTATTCAAGTGGTGTACAGGTTTTGGCCTGGGGCAATGAAAAATATATTAGCCAAGATCTACCACTGGAAAGTAATGGGAATTAATGGCAATTTTCAATAATCCTGTTCAAATCGGAGCATGCAGTGAGAAGAAGAAAATTCATTAGAAATATTACTTTGGGCAGTCTGAGCGCTGGTGCGCTGACTACTGGGTATGCGTATAAATTGGAGCCATTTTGGTTAGAATTTGTGCATAGGAGCATGCCTGTTGCCAATTTGCCGGAAAGCCTCATAGGAAAAATGGTGATGCAAATCAGTGATATTCATGTAGGAAACCGATTTGATTACCGTTACATCATTGATTCATTTCAGAATGCTCAAGAGTATGATCCTGATTTTGTAGTTTACACTGGTGACTACATAACTTACGAAGGTGAGGAACAGTTTCGGCAGTTAGCTGAAGTGATGAAATTTGCGGTGAAGGGGCGATTTGGAACAGTGGGGATTTTGGGAAACCATGATTATGGCAAAAACTGGTCAGAGCAGCATGTAGCCGATACAGTAACACAGGTACTTTCAACTTCAGGGATAGAGGTATTAAGCAATGAACAACAAACATTCAATGGTTTAAACGTAATAGGTTTGGATGATTATTGGGGGCTTAATTTTGGTCCCTCAGATTTGATGGGAGAGATAGATGATCAAATGGCCAATTTGGTGCTTTGCCATAATCCAGATGTTTGTGATTTACATGTATGGAATGGCTATAGAGGATGGATTCTTTCTGGACATACCCATGGTGGTCAGTGCAAACCACCCTTTCTGCCACCACCTTTATTGCCAGTGGAGAATAAGCAGTATTCATCAGGGCAAATTGAGCTGGGTGATGGGCGCACATTATACATTAATAGAGCACTAGGCCACTTATGGCAAATTCGTTTCAATGTCAGGCCAGAGATAACACTCTTTCGGCTGGAGAGTGCTAATCCGGGGTAACCTGAAAAATAACATATCGACTTTATTTTACGCTTGCCTTTTGGAATCGCCAATAATCGGCTAATTTTCGAAGTAAATCGAAGCGATACCATGAAGAAGGAAATATACTGGTTGGCCGGGACATTGGTTCTGGTGATTGTCCTGCACTTGTTTCATTTTGGCTGGGAAGGCTTTCAGCCAGATACACAGTTTGACCTGCAAGTATTTGACACTTACTTAGCAATGAGCAGTCTTTATTTTTTGTGGCCTTTTGCAGTGACTTGCTTCTTTTTGGTGTATTTGGTAAAGGTGATGGCCATGGCTTTTAGTAGCGGACCTGCCAATTTGATCTTTATGATCACTTCCATTTTCCTGATGCTGTTTACCACACGTGGCGGTCTGATCATGGGGGGCGTGTTGCAAGGCCAAGCATTGGTTGATTTTGCCACAGCAATGGTGGTGGTCCAACTGGTGTTGCTTGTGCTTTTGGCTTATACGGCCTTTCGGACGGGAAACCTTAAAAAATATGGGTGGTAAGTCTCAGCAAATCAGGACGGATAACTCAGCTTAACCCAATAGTGTCGGCATGAACGATCAATTGCTCAAAACATGCAAAATACGTCACACTCAGTTCCGATGAGATTGATCTTTTTCGCACTTTCTGGATGGAAAAGACACTTCTGAAAGGAGACTATCTGCTTAGGAATGGAGAGGTGTCCAAAAGTGATAACTACGTGGTCACCGGCGCACTTGAGGCATTTTATATTTCAGATAAAGACAATGAGGAGATTTTGTATTTTGCCATTGACGATTGGTGGGCCACAGACATCTTGAGTTTTCAAAAACAAACACCTTCCATTTACTAATATTCAGGCATTGGAAGATTCCTTGTTATTACAAATTCACCGTGATTCTTTTCAGGAAATGCTCCAATGCATTCCAACCTTAGAGACCTATTTTAGAAGTATTCTGGAGACCAAGGGGACTGAAAGCCTATATTGATCAGGTTATGCGGATAAATGAAATCTGGAGATTCCGTTCAGTAAAACCCGATGGAGACTATGTCGGATTATTGGAAAACAAAAAATTATACATCTTATCTTTACGAATAGTTTAAAAGCGATTTGCTTAAACTTATTGGGCAATATTATCCTCGTTTTAAATGCGCGGTATGTCATTATTTAGCCAGCGATCTTTACATGTAAAAAGCCGGCTGTAAACTCTAAATCCTGTTCAGTAGGTTCCTAAACTTTTCCCTTTTTTAACATTTCAACCTGCCCACATTTTTAATAAAAATAGTATGCATGCATACAAAATTATTAGTATATTACGTTATGCTATTACAGCAATGAACTGAAACAATGAAACCTGAAGAGACCGTAGATTTCCACATCAAATCTGCTTGGCATGCCATCTCACGCATGTACAACCAGAAGGCAGTCGAGGAGGGATTTACCACCTCCATCGGGTTTGTACTGATCAATATCAATTCGCACGAAGGAACGCCGGCGACCAAAATAGCCCCATTGATGGGCTTGGAGTCGAGGAGTCTTACGCGCATGCTGAAGTCTATGGAGGAAAAAGGCTTGATATGCCGTAAGCCAGATCCTGCTGACAAGCGATCGGTCCGCATTTTTTTGACCCTTGAGGGCAAGCGGAAAAAAGAAAAATCCATCGAAACCATTCAGGTGTTTAACCATGCCATCCGCGAGGTGGTGACCAAAAAGGAAATGGAGACATTCTTTCGGGTTTTTGAAAAGATCAATCACGTAATCGAGCATCAATAAACTGACCAAAAAGTTCCGCCACAGCGGATCCATCTAAAATCATTTTAACCTATGAAGAGAGCCATTCAGAAAGTAGCCATTTTAGGTTCGGGAATTATGGGATCGAGAATAGCCTGTCACTTTGCCAATATCGGTGTGAAAGTGCTTTTACTGGATATTTTGCCCAAAGAACCTAACGAAGCAGAGCAAAAAAAAGGCCTGACCCTGGAGGACAAAGCAGTCCGAAACAGACTGGTAAACGAGGCTTTGGAAAAGACCCTCAAATCAAAACCCTCACCGATTTATGACAAGGCCTTTGCCGAACGCATCCAGACCGGCAACTTCGAGGATGACCTGCCCAAAATCAAAGAATATGATTGGGTGATCGAGGTAGTCGTGGAGCGATTGGACATCAAGCAGTCGCTATATGAAAAAGTGGAAACACATCGAAAGCCGGGAACATTGATCACTTCTAATACTTCGGGCATTCCCATGCAGATGCTATGCGAAGGCAGGAGTGAAGATTTCCAGGAAAATTTCTGCGGAACTCACTTTTTTAATCCACCACGCTATCTGAGATTGTTGGAGATAATCCCTGGCCCCAAAACCGATCCTGCTATCATTGATTTTCTGATGGAATATGGGGACCGTTTTCTCGGTAAAGAAACCGTGTTGTGCAAGGACACTCCGGCATTTATCGCCAATCGTATCGGGGTCTATGCGATGATGTCCAGCATGCACACCATCGAAGAGATGAAAATGGGTGTTTCCGAAGTGGACAAGTTGACCGGTACAGTGATCGGCCGAGCCAAATCAGCCACTTTCCGTACCATGGATGTCGTCGGACTGGACACCATGGTCAATGTGGCCGATAACCTCAGCAAAGCCCTACAAAAAGATGAATCCAAAGATCAGTTCAAGCTGCCAAAAACTGTCGAATTTCTTTCCGATAAAAAGTGGCTTGGAGATAAGACTGGCCAAGGCTTTTTCCATATGATACGCCACAAGGATGGCAGCAAAGAGCTGAAGGAAATAGACTTGCAGACACACGAATATAAACCCGCCGAAAAGCCCAAATTCAAGGCCTTGGAAGAATCCAAGGAAATCAATGATTTGAAAAAGCGGATCAAGTTTCTGGTGAACTTTGACGATAAGGCGGGAGAATTTTACCGGGCTACTTTCTACGACCTTTTCCGATATTGTTCATTCCGTATCCCGGAGATCTCGGATGAGCTTTACCGTATCGACCAAGCAGTCTGTGCAGGTTTTGGCTGGGAATACGGGCCATTCGAAAACTGGGACATCTTAGGTGTAAAAGATACAGTTAAGAAAATGGAAGCGGCTGATCAAAAGCCTGCCAACTGGGTTTATGAGATGTTGGATGCCGGAAATGACCGTTTCTATCGCGTAGAAAACGGCAATCGCCAGTATTATGATATTCCTTCTAAATCATACAAAGACATTCCAGGCCAGCAGGAATTTATTCTCCTTGATACCTTGAAGGCTGCCAACAAAAAAATCTGGGAAAATGCTGGTTCCACGATCTATGATATGGGCGATGATGTCATCGGCTTGGAATTCCATACGAAGATGAATTCGCTTGGTCAAGAAGTCATTGAAGGGATGAATACCGCCATCAGCATGGCGGAGAAAGATTATAAAGGCTTGGTGATCGGTAATGAAGGTCCCAATTTTTCTGCTGGAGCCAATCTCGCTATGATCTTTATGTTTGCCGGCGATCAGGAATTTGATGAAATAAACATGATGATCGCACAGTTTCAAAAAACCATGATGCGCGTACGATACAGTAGTATTCCCGTGGTAGTGGCACCACATAATATGGCATTGGGAGGTGGCTGTGAAATGTCCCTTCACGCGGATGCCGTACAAGCACATGCGGAATTGTACATGGGATTGGTCGAATTTGGCGTGGGGGTGATTCCAGCTGGCGGAGGCTCGAAGGAAATGACCCTTCGCTTTTCCAATGCTATCCACAGTGGAGACGTGGAAGTAAACCGACTTCAGGAGTACTTTATGAACATTGCCATGGCAAAAGTATCCACTTCTGCTGAAGAGGCACGAGGACTCGGCTATCTACAAGCTAAGGATGGGATTACCCTTAACCGCAAGCGGCAACTGGCAGAAGCCAAAGCCAAAGTAATCGAGCTATATGATGAAGGCTACACCCAACCCGTACAGCAAACCAATATTAAAGTACTGGGCAAAACTTCCCTGGCCTTGTTTGAAGCTGGAATCACAGGGATGCAATATGGCTCCTATATTTCTGACCACGATGCGAAGATTGCCAGAAAGCTCGCGTGGGTCATGAGCGGCGGAGACCTGTCACAGGCCAATGAAGTCAGCGAGCAGTATCTACTGGACCTGGAAAGGGAAGCCTTCCTCAGCCTTACCGGCGAGCAAAAGACCCTGGAGCGCATCCAAAGCATCCTTTTCAAGGGAAAACCTCTTAGAAATTAGAATAGATAAAAGAAGAAAGAGCTAAGAAGAAAGAGACCTAAAACCATAAACCATGCATAATTTCAGAAACCTTAAAGTGTGGCAAAAGTCAGTTGACTTTGCTGTTAAAATCTATCTCGAAACAAAAGAGTTTCCAAAAGAGGAGAAATTTGGAATGGTTTCGCAAATGAGAAGGGCGGGAGTTTCTGTCCCTTCCAACATTGCTGAAGGAAGTGCAAAATCCTCTGGTAAAGCTTTTAGCAATTCATTGGAAATAAGCTTGGGTGAAAGCTACGAACTCGAAACACAACTGGAAATAAGCAAACGTGTAGGATTGCTGGATGAAGAAAAATCAAGTTCACTGCATGAAGATTTAGTAGAGATTCAACGCATGATTAACGGTCTGAAATCCAAAGTCGAGTCTTGACTCTTTTTTCTTTCCTCTTGGTTCTTTAACAACAGACAAACTATTAAACGAAAACGATATGGAAGCTTACATCATAAAAGGATATAGAACAGCAGTAGGAAAAGCCAAGAAAGGTGGATTCCGTTTTTATCGGCCGGATGATCTGGCCGTGGATGTGATCAAGAAGTTGATCACCGATACACCTGGCCTGGAGCCGGAGATGGTGGATGACCTGATCGTAGGCAATGCCGTGCCTGAGGCGGAACAGGGCATGCAAATGGGAAGGATGATCTCCCTAATGGCACTGGGCAAAGTGGTACCGGGATTTATCATTAACCGTTACTGTGGCTCGGGCTTGGAGGCCATCGCACTGGCCACGGCCAAGATCAAATCGGGAATGGCGGACTGTATCATCGCAGGCGGCACCGAGTCCATGTCCATGGTACCCATGATGGGCTATAAAACAGCGCTGAACTGGAAAATTGCTTCCGAACATCCCGACTATTACCTCAGTATGGGGCTGACCGCCGAGGAATTGGCCAAAGACTACAATATCTCACGGGAAGATGCCGATCAGTTTGCTGTGACTTCTCACGAGCGTGCCATCAGCGCCATCAAAGAAGGTAAGTTCAAAGATGAAATAGTCCCGATCAAAGTGGAAGAAACCTATGTGGACGAAGCTGGTAAACGACAGAAACGATCGTTTACCGTGGATACCGATGAAGGGCCACGACCTGGGACAAGCATGGACGTGCTGGGAGGATTAAAACCTGCATTTAAGCAAGGAGGACAAGTCACTGCGGGCAATTCCTCGCAGACATCGGATGGTGCGGCCTTTACCATAGTGATGTCTGAGCGGATGGTCAAGGAACTAAACCTAGAGCCGGAAGCACGACTAGTGAGTTACTCAGTAGCAGGTGTAGATCCTCGCATCATGGGCATCGGCCCGAAAGAAGCCGTGCCAAAAGCACTGAAGCAGGCAGGAATGAAAATGAGCGATATCAGCTTGGTAGAGCTGAATGAGGCTTTTGCCGCACAGGCGCTTGCCGTGATCCGGGAGCTCGACATGGACCCAGAAGTTGTCAATGTCAACGGCGGTGCCGTAGCACTTGGCCATCCATTGGGCTGTACTGGCGCCAAGCTCACGGTGCAAATGATCAACGAGCTTCGCAGAAGAAACCAAAAATACGGCATGGTCACCGCCTGCGTCGGAGGCGGCCAAGGCGTAGCCGGCGTGGTGGAATTGCTGAAGTAGAAGTTAGTAATGAGTCTTAAGTCTTGAGTAGTGAAACTTGAGATTTGAGATGTGGATTCTGAATAGGGGCTACTTTGTCGAGTAGCACGCTGAATAGTTAAAGAGATTTTTAAATTAAAAATATACATCATGAATAATTATAAAGAATTAAAAGTATGGAAAAGAAGCATTTTTTTGGCCAAAGATATTTACGTTTTGACAGCTACTTTTCCACACGTTGAGAAATATGGTCTTGTATCCCAAATGAGGAGGTCAGCTGTTTCTGTGGCTTCCAATATTGCGGAGGGAGCAGGAAGAGGTTCGGATCGAGAATTTCGACGATTTATGGATACAGCTTATGGTTCACTGTGTGAATTAGATACGCAGTTGTGTATTGCGAAACTATTGGATTTAGTGAATGATTCTGTATTCAAATCCTTGGAGAAGGAAATCAATGAAATGCAAAAGATGAGCTATTCGTTGATCAAAAGTTTGAAATAGCGATCAAACGGACAGTAGCCAGGCTCAATACTCTTTACTTACGACTCAATACTAACGACATGACTACAAAAACCAATACAATCAACGGCGGAGAGTTCCTTATCCGTGATACAGAGGCAAAGGACATCTTTATTCCTGCAGAATTTTCAGAAGAGCAGCGCATGATGGCGCAAGCTTGCCAAGATTTTATCGATACGGAGATTTTGCCGAAGGCTGAGGAAATCGATAGCATGAAAAATCCTGATTTAGTACCGGGCATTTTGAAAAAGGCCGGTGAGCTAGGACTATTGGGCATTTCGGTGCCCGAGGAATACCAAGGATTGGGCATGAGTTTTAATACGTCCATGCTGATAGCGGATATTATCGGTGCGGCGGGATCATTTTCGACCACCTACGGGGCGCATACTGGTATCGGAACGTTGCCGATCCTCTATTATGGTACCGAGGAGCAAAAGCAAAAGTACCTACCAAAATTGGCCACTGGTGAATGGGCAGCATGCTACTGCCTCACCGAGCCGGATGCCGGATCAGATGCCAATAGCGGCAAGGCTAAAGCAACGCTCACCGAAGATGGCAAACATTACCTGCTCAATGGTCAAAAGATGTGGATCTCCAATGGTGGCTTTGCGGATTTGTTTATTGTCTTTGCCAAAATTGGTGACGACAAAAACCTCACAGCCTTTATCGTAGAGAAGGATTTTGGTGGCATTACCATGAACGAAGAAGAAAAGAAAATGGGCATCAAAGGCTCATCCACTCGCCAGGTGTTTTTCAACGATTGCAAAGTTCCTGTGGAAAACATGCTTTCTGATCGGCAAAATGGCTTCAAGATTGCTGTGAACATTCTCAATATCGGTCGGGTGAAGCTTGGTGCGGGCGTGCTGGGAGGCTGCAGGCAGGTGATCAAAAACGCCCTGCAATATTCCTCGGAAAGAAAGCAATTTGGCGTAAGCATCAATACTTTTGGTGCCATGAAGTCCAAGTTGGCCGAAATGGCGGTGAAGACCTATGTCAGCGAATCGCTTTGCTACCGTCTGGGCCAAAATATCGAGGATCGGATTGATGCGCTCATTGTAGAAGGCATGGAGGTGAACCTGGCCAAATTGAAAGGCGTGGAGCAGTTTGCCATGGAATGCGCTATCGCAAAGATCCATGGCTCGGAGGTGCTGGATTATGTGGTGGACCAAGGTGTGCAGATCTATGGCGGTATGGGCTATTCGGCAGATGCGCCGATGGAGCGCGCTTACCGGGATGCGCGGATTTCACGCATTTATGAAGGAACCAATGAAATCAATCGCATGCTCATGATCGGTATGCTACTCAAACGGGCGATGAAAGGAGAGATTAACCTTTTTGAACCTGCCAAGGCGGTGGCAGACGAGCTGACGGCGGTTCCATCTTTTGACACGGGGGACACCTCGCAGCTTTTTGCTGGGGAAAAAGAGGTGCTAAAGAAGCTAAAGAAAGTGTTCCTGATGATTGGGGGAAAAGCTGCTATGGCCTTCGGTCCCAAAATTGAGGAGGAGCAGGAGTTGATGATGAACCTGGCCGATATCATGATCGAAATCTATGCGGCAGAATCCGCTTTGCTACGCACAGAAAAACGGGTAGGCATCCACGGCGAAGATACCTGTAAGCAGCAGATAGCAATGGTTCAAGTGTACCTTTCTGAAGCAGTGGATATCATCCAAGCAGCCGGTAGGGAGGCAATCGCTTCTTTCACCTCAGGAGATGAGCAGAAAGTGATGCTGATGGGCCTCAAGCGTTTCACCAAGGCAGATCCTGTAAACACCAAAACCCTAAGAAGACAAATCGCCGATCATATGATCGAGAAAGGGAAGTATCCGTACTTCGACTAAGGTACCAATCCACAGGTGCCCTCCCGCCCAGATCAACTCTCTGGCTGGGAGGGCACCTCTGATATATCAGTCGTACCTACGGCACTTGCGGGGTTTTGAGGTGTTTTTTGGCCCACGGATAAATCCATGGGTTACTGTAAAGTTCGTGCCGCCGGCACTTGTGGTACTTGCTGATGACCAGATATAATATCCATAGAACGGTTTTGCTATGGATTTTCGGTTGTGGAGGCGAATTTTTTCATGTTCGTTATCCCATCCGCCCTTGGCGGAGGATGATATAGATGCAGCAGGTACAATCTGCGGAAAAGATGAGGTATCTAGGTTGCGTCCAAGAGCCGTCAAGTGGACTGGGTTTTTCTGGTAAAGATAGCACCTGTGGTATATCAGTCGTACCTACGGCACTTGCGGATTGTGGGGTGGTTTTTATGTACCCACGGATAAATCCATGGGTTACTGTATAGTTCGTGCCGCTGGCACTTGGGGTAATTGCTGATGACCAGATATAATATCCATTGAACGGTTTTGCTATGGACTTTCAGTTGTGAAGGCGAATTTTTTCATGTCTGTTATCCCTACTGCCCTTGGCGGAGGATGATATAGAAGCAGCAGGTATAATCTGCGGAAAAGATGAGGTATCTAGGTTGCGTCCAAGAGCCGTCAAGTGGACTGGGTTTTTCTGGTAAAGATAGCACCTGTGGTATATCAGTCGTACCTACGGCACTTGCGGATTTTGAGGTGGTTTTTATGTACCCACGG
It encodes:
- a CDS encoding YqjF family protein, translating into MSIKELLQIKDHRPWPLPQGAWKYYQEWNDAIFLHWQVEEQELRKWVPDTLEIDLFEGKAWVSVVAFDMERIRPKVLPAFSPISNFHEINIRTYVNYKGKQGVYFLSIEGSKRLSCQVAKSLSTLPYRYSVMRRRQGMYRSTNGRLEDRLHLNFKIGAPVKQKSQLEWWLMERYALFQDSPGTINTYEIHHAPWPAKKVAVTSVELDYPRFRELFSGRPDLCHYSSGVQVLAWGNEKYISQDLPLESNGN
- a CDS encoding metallophosphoesterase, which gives rise to MRRRKFIRNITLGSLSAGALTTGYAYKLEPFWLEFVHRSMPVANLPESLIGKMVMQISDIHVGNRFDYRYIIDSFQNAQEYDPDFVVYTGDYITYEGEEQFRQLAEVMKFAVKGRFGTVGILGNHDYGKNWSEQHVADTVTQVLSTSGIEVLSNEQQTFNGLNVIGLDDYWGLNFGPSDLMGEIDDQMANLVLCHNPDVCDLHVWNGYRGWILSGHTHGGQCKPPFLPPPLLPVENKQYSSGQIELGDGRTLYINRALGHLWQIRFNVRPEITLFRLESANPG
- a CDS encoding cyclic nucleotide-binding domain-containing protein, producing MEKTLLKGDYLLRNGEVSKSDNYVVTGALEAFYISDKDNEEILYFAIDDWWATDILSFQKQTPSIY
- a CDS encoding MarR family winged helix-turn-helix transcriptional regulator, encoding MKPEETVDFHIKSAWHAISRMYNQKAVEEGFTTSIGFVLININSHEGTPATKIAPLMGLESRSLTRMLKSMEEKGLICRKPDPADKRSVRIFLTLEGKRKKEKSIETIQVFNHAIREVVTKKEMETFFRVFEKINHVIEHQ
- a CDS encoding 3-hydroxyacyl-CoA dehydrogenase/enoyl-CoA hydratase family protein gives rise to the protein MKRAIQKVAILGSGIMGSRIACHFANIGVKVLLLDILPKEPNEAEQKKGLTLEDKAVRNRLVNEALEKTLKSKPSPIYDKAFAERIQTGNFEDDLPKIKEYDWVIEVVVERLDIKQSLYEKVETHRKPGTLITSNTSGIPMQMLCEGRSEDFQENFCGTHFFNPPRYLRLLEIIPGPKTDPAIIDFLMEYGDRFLGKETVLCKDTPAFIANRIGVYAMMSSMHTIEEMKMGVSEVDKLTGTVIGRAKSATFRTMDVVGLDTMVNVADNLSKALQKDESKDQFKLPKTVEFLSDKKWLGDKTGQGFFHMIRHKDGSKELKEIDLQTHEYKPAEKPKFKALEESKEINDLKKRIKFLVNFDDKAGEFYRATFYDLFRYCSFRIPEISDELYRIDQAVCAGFGWEYGPFENWDILGVKDTVKKMEAADQKPANWVYEMLDAGNDRFYRVENGNRQYYDIPSKSYKDIPGQQEFILLDTLKAANKKIWENAGSTIYDMGDDVIGLEFHTKMNSLGQEVIEGMNTAISMAEKDYKGLVIGNEGPNFSAGANLAMIFMFAGDQEFDEINMMIAQFQKTMMRVRYSSIPVVVAPHNMALGGGCEMSLHADAVQAHAELYMGLVEFGVGVIPAGGGSKEMTLRFSNAIHSGDVEVNRLQEYFMNIAMAKVSTSAEEARGLGYLQAKDGITLNRKRQLAEAKAKVIELYDEGYTQPVQQTNIKVLGKTSLALFEAGITGMQYGSYISDHDAKIARKLAWVMSGGDLSQANEVSEQYLLDLEREAFLSLTGEQKTLERIQSILFKGKPLRN
- a CDS encoding four helix bundle protein; this translates as MHNFRNLKVWQKSVDFAVKIYLETKEFPKEEKFGMVSQMRRAGVSVPSNIAEGSAKSSGKAFSNSLEISLGESYELETQLEISKRVGLLDEEKSSSLHEDLVEIQRMINGLKSKVES
- a CDS encoding thiolase family protein, yielding MEAYIIKGYRTAVGKAKKGGFRFYRPDDLAVDVIKKLITDTPGLEPEMVDDLIVGNAVPEAEQGMQMGRMISLMALGKVVPGFIINRYCGSGLEAIALATAKIKSGMADCIIAGGTESMSMVPMMGYKTALNWKIASEHPDYYLSMGLTAEELAKDYNISREDADQFAVTSHERAISAIKEGKFKDEIVPIKVEETYVDEAGKRQKRSFTVDTDEGPRPGTSMDVLGGLKPAFKQGGQVTAGNSSQTSDGAAFTIVMSERMVKELNLEPEARLVSYSVAGVDPRIMGIGPKEAVPKALKQAGMKMSDISLVELNEAFAAQALAVIRELDMDPEVVNVNGGAVALGHPLGCTGAKLTVQMINELRRRNQKYGMVTACVGGGQGVAGVVELLK
- a CDS encoding four helix bundle protein, with the translated sequence MNNYKELKVWKRSIFLAKDIYVLTATFPHVEKYGLVSQMRRSAVSVASNIAEGAGRGSDREFRRFMDTAYGSLCELDTQLCIAKLLDLVNDSVFKSLEKEINEMQKMSYSLIKSLK
- a CDS encoding acyl-CoA dehydrogenase family protein, which produces MTTKTNTINGGEFLIRDTEAKDIFIPAEFSEEQRMMAQACQDFIDTEILPKAEEIDSMKNPDLVPGILKKAGELGLLGISVPEEYQGLGMSFNTSMLIADIIGAAGSFSTTYGAHTGIGTLPILYYGTEEQKQKYLPKLATGEWAACYCLTEPDAGSDANSGKAKATLTEDGKHYLLNGQKMWISNGGFADLFIVFAKIGDDKNLTAFIVEKDFGGITMNEEEKKMGIKGSSTRQVFFNDCKVPVENMLSDRQNGFKIAVNILNIGRVKLGAGVLGGCRQVIKNALQYSSERKQFGVSINTFGAMKSKLAEMAVKTYVSESLCYRLGQNIEDRIDALIVEGMEVNLAKLKGVEQFAMECAIAKIHGSEVLDYVVDQGVQIYGGMGYSADAPMERAYRDARISRIYEGTNEINRMLMIGMLLKRAMKGEINLFEPAKAVADELTAVPSFDTGDTSQLFAGEKEVLKKLKKVFLMIGGKAAMAFGPKIEEEQELMMNLADIMIEIYAAESALLRTEKRVGIHGEDTCKQQIAMVQVYLSEAVDIIQAAGREAIASFTSGDEQKVMLMGLKRFTKADPVNTKTLRRQIADHMIEKGKYPYFD